A genomic region of Paenibacillus sp. PL2-23 contains the following coding sequences:
- a CDS encoding dehydrogenase has product MKPNEQKHATDLPSARKIRRSCSNELYRAMKRLKTWVPKDKMEQAETLYYKKVVQHMQFIVDNKSNRKAQADWWDEHVSGEIAELWGVDRSRLCQAFRDAYGG; this is encoded by the coding sequence ATGAAGCCTAACGAGCAGAAGCACGCAACAGACTTGCCTTCGGCGCGCAAAATTCGCAGATCCTGCAGCAACGAGCTGTATCGCGCGATGAAACGACTGAAAACATGGGTGCCCAAGGACAAAATGGAGCAGGCGGAAACGCTTTATTACAAGAAGGTTGTTCAGCATATGCAGTTTATTGTAGACAATAAAAGCAACCGCAAGGCGCAAGCCGATTGGTGGGATGAGCACGTGAGCGGGGAAATCGCGGAGCTGTGGGGCGTGGACCGCAGCCGTCTATGCCAGGCATTCCGCGATGCTTATGGAGGATAA
- the cmpA gene encoding cortex morphogenetic protein CmpA, with protein sequence MPQWLCNQLMRAFQQKDRRQIKLLNDCWYFYRTKQAPKEQSSGSLM encoded by the coding sequence ATGCCGCAGTGGCTGTGCAACCAACTGATGCGCGCTTTCCAACAGAAGGACCGCAGGCAAATCAAGCTTCTGAATGACTGCTGGTATTTCTATCGCACGAAGCAGGCGCCCAAGGAGCAAAGCAGCGGATCGCTTATGTAA
- a CDS encoding ABC transporter permease: MVDFLNLVRNENMKMFRAPRLYVMLSIVVGMIMIVSGIWYWNEMDNVTSTVREVLLVETSLLFWLVTIFTVIVSSSSVAEEFSTGTIKLLLIRPWSRSKILLSKYISSMLFALMLTLVFLLTALLVNWVLFDLIGGARNVDGGDTGNMFMEGMGDATTTLIARYYALTLLNTVMTVTISFMLSTIFRSAALAIAMALFIEIILNNLLQLLMLIDKAWIDYLLFVHMNLTKYAGGNVSPMDGMTLGFSLSVLGVYFVLFIALTWYIFNKRDVAS, encoded by the coding sequence TTGGTTGATTTTCTGAATTTGGTACGTAATGAAAACATGAAGATGTTCAGGGCGCCGCGATTATACGTTATGCTGTCCATAGTCGTCGGGATGATCATGATTGTATCTGGCATCTGGTATTGGAACGAGATGGACAACGTCACCTCCACGGTGCGCGAAGTGCTGCTGGTGGAGACGTCGCTGCTGTTCTGGCTGGTCACGATCTTTACCGTTATTGTCTCGTCGAGCTCGGTAGCGGAGGAGTTTTCTACGGGGACCATCAAGCTACTGCTGATTCGTCCTTGGAGCCGTTCCAAAATACTGCTGTCCAAATACATATCAAGCATGCTGTTCGCTCTTATGCTGACGCTCGTGTTCCTTCTGACGGCGCTGCTTGTCAATTGGGTGCTGTTTGACCTGATTGGGGGAGCGAGGAACGTAGACGGCGGCGATACTGGTAATATGTTTATGGAAGGCATGGGAGACGCTACAACGACATTGATTGCAAGGTATTATGCGTTGACCCTCCTCAACACCGTGATGACGGTGACTATTTCCTTTATGCTGTCGACCATCTTCAGGAGCGCGGCGCTGGCGATTGCAATGGCGTTGTTTATCGAGATCATATTGAACAACCTGCTGCAGCTGCTGATGCTGATCGACAAGGCGTGGATTGATTATCTGCTGTTTGTCCATATGAACCTTACCAAATACGCTGGCGGCAATGTTTCTCCTATGGATGGCATGACGCTTGGTTTTTCATTGTCCGTGCTCGGCGTCTATTTTGTACTGTTTATTGCGCTTACGTGGTATATCTTTAACAAAAGAGACGTGGCGTCATAA
- a CDS encoding Tex family protein: MANQTKSAAASEELEEQGGKSKLTPEEREAESKRITAAIAAQLAIPAAKVKSAVSLLDEGNTIPFIARYRKEMTGELDENELRSIEEKLQYMRNLEERKREVIRLIHEQGKLTDALRAGIVGAVKLQEVEDLYRPYRQKRKTRASVAKERGLEPLAAWIWSQPRQGDPAAEAARYVSEEKGVLTPEEALQGAMDILAEQFADDAAIRSWARKFTFEQALLRTEARNAETESVYEMYYSYQEPIRKLPPHRILAINRGEREEVLRVSFDTPVDRVHEHMRRSLLRNGTAAPIRQLLEAIIEDAYKRLIAPSIEREVRGELTEKAEEHAITIFSANLRNLLLQPPVRGHVVLGVDPAYRTGCKLAVIDDTGKLLEVAVSYPTPPNNKVAEAERLINGLIDKYKVELVVIGNGTASRETEQFIASLLGKRKASGASGGELKYIIVNEAGASVYSASKLAQEEFPALDVAERSAVSIARRLQDPLAELVKIEPKAIGVGQYQHDVSQKRLDESLGGVVESAVNHVGVDVNTASASLLSYVAGINATIAKNIVKYREENGRFIKRAQLQKVPRLGAKSFEQCIGFLRIPDGANPLDRTPIHPESYDVVDGLFRELGLKLSELGSESAKSKLAAIDAASLSEKLGVGIPTLRDIIDSLLKPGRDPREELPPPIFHTDVLQIEDLTAGMELQGTVRNVIDFGAFVDIGIKNDGLVHISQMSDRFIKHPMDVVSVGDTVTVWVLSVDLKKGRVSLTMKKPN; the protein is encoded by the coding sequence ATGGCAAATCAAACGAAATCGGCCGCTGCGAGCGAAGAGCTGGAGGAGCAAGGCGGCAAGAGTAAGCTGACGCCCGAGGAGAGGGAAGCGGAGAGCAAGCGCATCACAGCCGCCATCGCCGCGCAGCTGGCTATACCGGCAGCCAAGGTGAAGTCGGCGGTGTCTCTGCTGGACGAAGGCAATACGATACCGTTTATCGCGAGATACCGGAAGGAAATGACGGGCGAGCTGGATGAGAACGAGCTGCGCTCCATCGAAGAGAAGCTTCAATACATGCGGAACCTGGAGGAGCGCAAGCGCGAGGTGATCCGTCTGATCCATGAGCAAGGCAAGCTGACAGACGCGCTTCGGGCCGGCATTGTGGGGGCTGTGAAGCTGCAGGAGGTCGAGGACCTGTACCGGCCTTATCGGCAGAAGCGGAAGACGCGCGCCAGCGTGGCGAAGGAGCGCGGGCTGGAGCCGCTTGCGGCGTGGATCTGGTCGCAGCCAAGGCAAGGTGACCCCGCTGCGGAGGCCGCTCGTTATGTAAGCGAGGAGAAGGGGGTACTCACTCCCGAGGAGGCGCTGCAGGGCGCGATGGATATACTCGCGGAGCAATTCGCGGACGATGCCGCAATCCGCTCATGGGCAAGGAAATTCACATTCGAGCAAGCCTTGCTCCGTACGGAAGCGCGCAATGCGGAGACGGAGTCCGTCTACGAGATGTATTACAGCTATCAGGAGCCGATTCGCAAGCTTCCTCCGCATCGCATATTGGCCATTAACCGAGGAGAGCGGGAAGAAGTGCTTCGCGTGTCGTTCGACACGCCTGTGGACCGTGTGCACGAGCATATGCGGCGCAGCCTGCTCAGGAACGGGACGGCCGCACCGATCCGCCAGCTGCTGGAGGCCATTATTGAAGATGCTTATAAGCGTTTGATCGCGCCGTCGATTGAACGCGAGGTGAGAGGCGAGCTGACGGAGAAGGCGGAGGAGCATGCCATTACGATCTTCTCCGCCAATCTGCGCAACCTGCTTCTTCAGCCGCCCGTTCGCGGGCATGTTGTATTGGGCGTAGACCCTGCTTACCGGACAGGCTGCAAGCTGGCGGTAATCGATGATACCGGCAAGCTGCTGGAGGTAGCGGTCTCGTACCCGACGCCGCCGAACAACAAAGTAGCCGAGGCGGAGAGGCTGATCAACGGCTTGATCGACAAATATAAGGTGGAGCTGGTCGTCATCGGCAACGGGACCGCGTCGCGGGAGACGGAGCAATTCATCGCTTCGCTGCTGGGCAAGCGCAAAGCCTCGGGAGCTTCTGGCGGCGAGCTGAAATATATCATTGTGAACGAAGCGGGAGCGAGCGTCTACTCTGCCTCCAAGCTTGCGCAGGAGGAGTTTCCTGCGCTTGACGTAGCGGAGCGGAGCGCCGTATCCATTGCCCGCAGATTGCAGGACCCGCTTGCGGAGCTGGTGAAGATCGAGCCCAAGGCGATAGGCGTCGGACAATATCAGCATGACGTCAGCCAGAAGCGGCTCGACGAATCGCTTGGCGGCGTAGTGGAATCCGCGGTCAACCATGTGGGCGTCGATGTGAATACCGCCTCCGCGTCGCTGCTGTCTTATGTCGCGGGGATCAACGCAACGATCGCCAAAAACATCGTCAAATACCGCGAGGAGAACGGCCGATTCATCAAGCGGGCGCAATTGCAGAAGGTGCCGCGCCTCGGCGCCAAATCCTTCGAGCAGTGCATCGGCTTCCTGCGCATACCTGATGGCGCTAATCCGCTCGACCGCACGCCGATCCATCCGGAATCGTATGATGTGGTCGACGGGCTGTTCAGGGAGCTTGGTCTCAAGCTTAGCGAGCTTGGCTCGGAGAGCGCCAAGTCCAAGCTGGCCGCCATCGACGCCGCTTCGTTGTCAGAGAAGCTGGGCGTGGGCATTCCTACGCTTCGCGATATTATCGACAGCCTGCTGAAGCCTGGACGCGATCCCCGCGAGGAGCTGCCGCCGCCCATCTTCCATACCGATGTGCTCCAGATCGAGGATCTGACCGCCGGCATGGAATTGCAAGGAACGGTGCGCAATGTAATAGACTTTGGCGCATTTGTCGATATCGGCATCAAAAACGACGGCCTCGTCCATATCTCTCAAATGAGCGACAGGTTCATCAAGCATCCCATGGATGTCGTATCGGTGGGCGATACCGTTACCGTATGGGTGCTGAGCGTTGATCTGAAGAAGGGACGCGTCAGCCTGACGATGAAGAAGCCGAACTAA
- the cls gene encoding cardiolipin synthase encodes MSPWVGWLLALYVLQFAAILPLEHRRQSYLTAWLFIALVCPFIGFAAYWFIGRWHKRSIRSAVRVSPEAELNAAGSKAVIIQTSEWGDSSALALEHRLQQALARLSPFPVTGRNRTRVLTNAEETFEAILDAIRAARHHIHMDYYTIRHTGVGGEFLALLAEKAQEGLEVRLLYDGIGSLGLDESCVRALQEAGVETVCFAPPKAAFLERRLNYRNHRKIVVIDGKIGFLGGINIGDEYLGLDPKIGFWRDTHLRVHGDAVYYLQVMFMQDWRLASGKQLPLRETYMPAHSIRETERVMIVPGMPGVNDREIVEVMFAAIAAARTRIYAATPYFIPDPAIAMSLRVAARSGVDVRLIIPGISDSELVLLATLSYVQDMLEAGVRVYRYGKGFIHAKVLIVDDMLASVGTANLDMRSLYSNYESIALVFDEKPIRALERDFEEDLLQCEELELELFSKRPRKQKAQEALMHMLSPLL; translated from the coding sequence ATGAGTCCGTGGGTTGGGTGGCTGCTTGCGCTGTATGTGCTCCAGTTCGCTGCTATTCTGCCCCTGGAGCATCGCCGCCAAAGCTACTTGACGGCATGGCTGTTCATCGCGCTTGTATGTCCGTTTATCGGCTTTGCGGCTTATTGGTTTATTGGAAGATGGCACAAAAGATCCATTCGCTCCGCAGTCCGGGTGTCCCCGGAGGCTGAGCTGAACGCGGCGGGCTCCAAGGCGGTAATCATTCAGACCTCGGAATGGGGTGACAGCTCCGCTCTCGCCCTGGAGCATCGGCTTCAACAGGCGCTTGCAAGGCTGTCCCCGTTCCCTGTAACGGGCCGCAACCGGACTCGGGTGCTGACGAATGCCGAGGAGACCTTTGAGGCTATACTGGACGCCATTAGAGCAGCGCGGCATCACATTCATATGGATTATTATACGATTCGGCATACTGGCGTCGGAGGGGAGTTTCTGGCGCTGCTTGCGGAGAAGGCGCAGGAGGGGCTGGAGGTGCGGCTGCTCTATGACGGAATTGGCAGCCTAGGCCTGGACGAGAGCTGCGTACGAGCTTTGCAGGAGGCGGGAGTGGAGACGGTCTGCTTCGCGCCTCCTAAGGCCGCTTTCCTGGAGCGAAGGCTGAATTACCGCAATCATCGGAAGATTGTAGTCATTGACGGGAAGATTGGCTTTCTTGGCGGCATTAATATCGGCGATGAATATTTGGGGCTGGATCCTAAGATTGGCTTCTGGCGCGACACTCATCTGCGAGTGCACGGCGATGCGGTTTATTATCTGCAGGTCATGTTCATGCAGGATTGGCGTCTTGCCAGCGGCAAGCAGCTCCCGCTTCGCGAGACATATATGCCGGCTCACAGCATACGGGAGACGGAGCGCGTCATGATTGTGCCGGGAATGCCTGGGGTGAACGACCGGGAAATCGTTGAGGTTATGTTCGCCGCGATAGCCGCTGCGAGAACGCGGATTTATGCCGCTACCCCCTACTTCATTCCAGACCCCGCCATAGCGATGAGCCTGCGGGTTGCGGCGCGAAGCGGCGTTGATGTGCGGCTTATTATTCCAGGTATAAGCGACTCCGAGCTGGTGCTGCTCGCTACGCTGTCTTACGTCCAGGACATGCTGGAGGCTGGCGTGCGGGTCTATCGGTATGGGAAGGGCTTTATTCATGCGAAGGTGCTGATTGTCGACGATATGCTTGCTTCTGTAGGCACTGCCAATCTCGATATGCGCAGCCTGTACAGCAATTATGAGTCCATTGCGCTGGTATTCGACGAGAAGCCTATTCGGGCTCTGGAGCGAGACTTCGAGGAGGATTTGCTGCAGTGCGAGGAGCTGGAGCTGGAGCTGTTCTCGAAGCGTCCCCGCAAGCAGAAGGCGCAAGAGGCCCTCATGCACATGCTCTCTCCGCTGCTCTAA
- a CDS encoding UDP-glucose/GDP-mannose dehydrogenase family protein, producing MNIAVFGAGYVGLVTAVCLAAQGNKVTVVEKDRDKLEKLQEGRVTFYEPDVDSLLDAAMSSGQITFTSDSAAAIAPAELLFICVGTPALPDGSADLSQVEAVMRTILKHLSHYQIPSLQQEAEGKLVVVKSTVPVGTGDRLSRMAELHMQSIGAAVPIEVASNPEFLREGAAVHDFLFPDRIVIGVGSARGERLLRELYRSFECPVLSTDTRTAEMIKYASNSFLATKISFINMVSDLCDKVQADVTHVAKGMGYDRRIGEQFLKAGIGFGGSCFPKDLQAFAAVGRKHHVQVELLEQVIRINQERPVKLLEKLKDALWVMKGKRVTVLGLTFKPHTDDVRDCPASHVIAGLLREQAEVVAYDPVGMANFRAAYPELSARMRFADNAYEACDRSDGIVLLTEWPLFKELDWVRVLAKMETPYLLDARHYLIDEELGKLGFVCN from the coding sequence ATGAATATTGCGGTGTTCGGAGCAGGCTATGTGGGTCTGGTCACTGCCGTTTGTCTGGCTGCCCAGGGCAACAAGGTAACGGTTGTGGAGAAGGATCGCGACAAGCTGGAGAAGCTTCAGGAAGGGCGAGTAACCTTCTATGAGCCGGATGTGGATTCTCTGCTGGATGCTGCCATGTCTTCGGGGCAAATAACGTTTACGAGCGACAGCGCTGCTGCAATAGCGCCAGCCGAGCTGCTGTTCATCTGTGTAGGGACGCCGGCGCTTCCTGACGGCAGCGCGGATCTTTCGCAGGTGGAAGCCGTCATGCGGACCATTCTGAAGCATTTATCCCACTATCAGATACCTTCACTTCAGCAAGAAGCCGAAGGCAAGCTGGTTGTTGTCAAAAGCACGGTGCCGGTGGGAACAGGGGACAGGCTGAGCCGGATGGCTGAGCTCCACATGCAGAGCATCGGGGCTGCCGTTCCGATAGAAGTGGCGTCCAATCCCGAGTTTCTGAGGGAAGGAGCTGCCGTTCACGACTTTTTATTCCCGGATCGGATTGTCATTGGCGTGGGAAGCGCCCGCGGAGAGCGACTGCTAAGGGAGCTATACCGTTCATTTGAATGTCCTGTGCTATCAACCGACACTCGGACTGCGGAGATGATCAAATACGCGTCAAATTCCTTTCTGGCAACCAAAATTTCATTTATTAATATGGTCTCGGATCTATGCGACAAGGTTCAGGCGGATGTCACGCATGTTGCGAAAGGCATGGGCTATGACAGAAGAATCGGCGAACAGTTTCTGAAGGCGGGCATCGGCTTTGGGGGCTCATGCTTTCCGAAGGATCTGCAGGCGTTTGCCGCGGTTGGCCGAAAGCATCATGTTCAGGTGGAGCTTCTGGAGCAGGTCATTCGTATTAATCAGGAACGCCCCGTCAAGCTGCTGGAGAAGCTGAAGGATGCGTTATGGGTGATGAAGGGGAAGCGGGTGACGGTGCTTGGATTAACGTTCAAGCCGCACACGGATGACGTGCGCGATTGTCCGGCTTCCCATGTTATAGCGGGCTTGCTGAGGGAGCAGGCGGAGGTGGTGGCCTATGATCCTGTCGGAATGGCCAACTTCCGAGCGGCTTACCCTGAGCTGTCTGCAAGGATGCGCTTTGCGGACAATGCGTATGAGGCTTGCGACAGGAGCGACGGCATCGTCCTGCTGACGGAATGGCCCCTGTTCAAGGAATTGGACTGGGTGCGCGTTCTCGCGAAGATGGAAACCCCATATCTGCTTGACGCGCGACACTATCTGATCGACGAGGAGCTCGGCAAGCTCGGCTTCGTCTGCAACTGA
- a CDS encoding peptidoglycan DD-metalloendopeptidase family protein, with amino-acid sequence MKRARKQAWSFVVMRGADKTVKQFSVSKRSVVAAPLAAAIAVTGTIAGLQVKAAYELKQLEEQLASQSAQFTQTITGMDEVISGKDEAIVTLQQELLQLSRQAQDMKDKMRELSELENKLKLFIEKYGGSVIDTTSGSAANIPDGMSMSMSMMPVAALAQHTSIDFQSLSDMVDSMEQSMEQTLKKAQNRRMTVDAYPSFWPTRSRKLTSGFGYRKDPFTGRAAFHAGIDIDGETGDAVFSAADGTVSDTGYDSRLGNYVIIDHLGELQTAYYHLKRIDARSGDVVVRGEKIGQLGSTGRSTGSHLHFEIMQRSEPVNPLKYLARNS; translated from the coding sequence GTGAAACGAGCGCGGAAGCAGGCATGGTCATTTGTTGTGATGCGCGGTGCAGACAAGACTGTCAAGCAGTTCTCCGTCTCGAAGCGTTCTGTTGTAGCCGCCCCCCTTGCTGCCGCTATCGCGGTTACGGGAACGATCGCCGGCCTCCAGGTGAAGGCCGCCTACGAGCTGAAGCAGCTGGAGGAGCAATTGGCATCCCAGTCAGCACAATTCACGCAAACCATTACCGGAATGGATGAGGTCATCTCCGGTAAGGATGAAGCGATCGTCACCCTGCAGCAGGAATTATTGCAGCTGTCGCGCCAGGCCCAGGACATGAAAGACAAGATGCGGGAGCTGAGCGAGCTGGAGAACAAGCTGAAGCTGTTCATAGAGAAATACGGCGGCTCCGTCATCGATACAACAAGCGGCTCAGCGGCCAACATACCTGACGGCATGAGCATGAGCATGAGCATGATGCCTGTCGCTGCCCTTGCCCAGCATACATCTATTGACTTCCAATCGCTCAGCGATATGGTCGACTCTATGGAGCAATCTATGGAGCAGACATTAAAGAAGGCGCAAAACCGGAGAATGACTGTGGACGCCTATCCCAGCTTTTGGCCGACTCGCTCCCGCAAGCTGACATCGGGCTTCGGCTATCGGAAGGATCCATTCACCGGCAGAGCCGCCTTTCACGCGGGCATTGATATTGACGGGGAAACTGGCGATGCTGTATTTTCCGCCGCCGATGGCACCGTATCCGACACCGGATATGACTCCAGACTTGGCAATTATGTCATTATCGATCATCTGGGGGAGCTCCAAACCGCTTATTATCATCTGAAGAGAATTGATGCGCGATCGGGAGATGTCGTTGTTCGCGGGGAGAAGATCGGCCAGCTTGGCTCTACCGGTCGCAGTACGGGGTCTCATCTTCATTTTGAAATTATGCAAAGGAGCGAGCCCGTAAATCCGCTCAAGTATCTAGCGCGGAATAGCTGA
- a CDS encoding DedA family protein, which produces MESWITEIMEKFGYMGILLLIALENLFPPIPSEVILTFGGFMTTYTSLTPLGVIVVATLGSLIGAIILYYIGRLLGVERLEGIVDRYGRVLRVKKGDIRKADAWFDKYGYWAVFLCRMVPLIRSLISLPAGMSGMRLVPFLFFTTIGTLIWNTILVSIGTAVGGNWEQIVEWMDVYSNIAYAVIAAAILVVVVLYIRRARNFKSK; this is translated from the coding sequence ATGGAAAGTTGGATTACCGAGATTATGGAGAAGTTCGGCTATATGGGCATTCTGCTCCTGATTGCGCTGGAAAATTTGTTCCCGCCGATTCCTTCGGAGGTTATCTTGACGTTCGGGGGCTTCATGACCACCTACACGAGCCTCACGCCTCTTGGCGTAATCGTTGTGGCGACGCTAGGCTCCTTGATTGGCGCAATTATTCTGTATTATATCGGCCGGCTGCTTGGCGTTGAGAGGCTGGAGGGCATTGTGGACCGTTATGGGCGCGTGCTGCGCGTCAAGAAGGGGGATATCCGCAAAGCAGACGCCTGGTTCGACAAGTATGGCTATTGGGCGGTGTTCCTGTGCCGCATGGTGCCTCTCATCCGCAGCCTGATCTCGTTGCCTGCCGGGATGTCCGGCATGAGGCTTGTGCCCTTTTTATTTTTTACAACAATTGGAACCTTGATCTGGAATACGATTCTGGTGTCCATTGGCACGGCCGTAGGCGGCAATTGGGAGCAGATTGTGGAGTGGATGGATGTGTACTCTAATATCGCTTACGCTGTTATTGCTGCAGCCATTCTTGTGGTGGTCGTTCTGTACATTCGCAGAGCGCGTAATTTTAAATCCAAATAA
- a CDS encoding MBL fold metallo-hydrolase yields MMATATFKVETYTLGPLQTNAYLLTVKDGGKERGIVIDPGMNPKRLLDRIQHIELEAILLTHAHFDHMGGVEEVRKAACCPVYIHDLEADWLTDPRKNGSMRWQDVTPPLSTDPAEHGLAEGQKLELIGHTFSVMHTPGHSPGSVSFLCGAHLFSGDVLFRQSVGRTDLPGGRERDLYDSIRLKLYKLDDDTIVYPGHGGRTAIGFEKANNPYTV; encoded by the coding sequence ATGATGGCGACGGCGACCTTCAAGGTAGAGACGTATACGCTGGGACCGCTTCAGACGAACGCGTATTTGCTGACGGTCAAGGACGGGGGGAAGGAACGGGGCATCGTCATCGATCCCGGCATGAATCCCAAGCGGCTTCTGGATCGTATTCAGCATATCGAGCTGGAGGCGATTCTGCTGACGCACGCGCACTTCGATCACATGGGCGGCGTAGAGGAAGTGCGCAAGGCGGCTTGCTGCCCAGTCTACATTCATGACCTGGAGGCGGACTGGCTGACGGATCCGCGCAAGAACGGCTCCATGAGATGGCAGGACGTTACGCCGCCGCTATCGACAGATCCCGCGGAGCATGGACTTGCGGAAGGCCAGAAGCTGGAGCTCATCGGCCATACCTTCTCTGTGATGCATACGCCTGGCCATTCCCCGGGAAGCGTCAGCTTTCTGTGCGGCGCCCACCTGTTCTCAGGGGACGTGCTGTTCCGTCAGTCGGTGGGTCGAACGGATCTGCCGGGCGGCCGAGAGCGCGATTTGTACGATTCCATCCGGCTGAAGCTGTACAAGCTGGATGACGATACGATCGTTTACCCCGGGCATGGAGGCCGGACGGCCATCGGCTTCGAGAAGGCGAACAACCCTTATACGGTATAA
- a CDS encoding polymer-forming cytoskeletal protein, producing the protein MFKETKRALATDTLIGQGTIAEGKIISEANLRIEGEYRGDIECRGDVVIGECGIARSNITANDVTLAGKLFGDIVTKGRLIITSSGHLVGNITAHTLIVQDGATLNGSCMMEASTDAKQKAQREAAGVAGAAAVTAAKNEDKAQEARAKSRQAG; encoded by the coding sequence ATGTTTAAAGAAACGAAGCGCGCCCTGGCAACTGACACTCTTATTGGGCAAGGAACGATCGCAGAGGGTAAAATCATTAGCGAAGCGAATCTTCGGATTGAAGGCGAATATCGGGGAGACATTGAATGCCGTGGGGATGTTGTCATCGGCGAGTGCGGTATCGCGCGCTCCAACATTACGGCAAATGACGTAACGCTTGCAGGCAAGCTGTTCGGCGATATTGTGACGAAGGGGAGATTGATTATTACCTCCTCCGGCCATCTCGTGGGCAATATTACCGCACATACGCTCATTGTCCAAGACGGCGCTACGCTGAACGGCAGCTGCATGATGGAGGCATCAACCGACGCGAAGCAGAAGGCTCAGAGAGAAGCTGCTGGCGTCGCAGGAGCTGCCGCTGTGACAGCCGCCAAGAACGAAGACAAGGCGCAGGAGGCCCGCGCCAAATCCCGGCAGGCCGGTTAA
- a CDS encoding nitroreductase family protein, which yields MIVQNEVDLSFTNIVEGRRSVRKYDSSAVVTEQEIRELLELATKAPSSSNLQPWRFLVVTDPELKAKLLPIAFNQQQVVEASAIIIVLADLEMYTLSDKIYESAAAAGYMTEEVKNNMVANSTRMYSSLPPERLKEIAVFDTGLVAMQLMLAARTKGYDTVPMGGYNRDQVKELFGISDRYLPTLMLPIGKAAVPGHPTTRLPIDDITFFNKL from the coding sequence ATGATCGTACAAAACGAAGTGGATCTGTCGTTTACTAATATTGTGGAAGGAAGGCGCTCGGTTCGCAAATACGACAGCAGCGCTGTCGTGACGGAGCAAGAAATTCGGGAGCTTCTGGAGCTTGCGACCAAAGCGCCTTCATCCTCCAATCTGCAGCCATGGCGCTTCCTGGTCGTAACCGATCCCGAGCTGAAGGCAAAGCTGCTGCCAATCGCCTTCAATCAGCAGCAGGTAGTTGAGGCCTCCGCTATCATCATCGTGCTTGCCGACCTGGAGATGTACACCCTGTCGGACAAAATTTACGAATCCGCTGCGGCAGCCGGCTACATGACGGAAGAGGTGAAGAATAACATGGTTGCGAATTCCACTCGCATGTATTCTTCGCTTCCGCCCGAGCGTTTGAAGGAAATCGCGGTGTTCGACACCGGCCTGGTCGCTATGCAGCTCATGCTGGCTGCAAGAACAAAAGGATATGACACCGTACCGATGGGCGGCTATAACCGCGATCAGGTGAAGGAGTTGTTCGGAATCTCCGACCGATATTTGCCGACGCTTATGCTGCCAATCGGCAAAGCGGCGGTGCCAGGCCATCCCACGACTCGCCTGCCGATTGATGACATTACTTTCTTCAACAAGCTGTAG
- a CDS encoding thioredoxin family protein, with translation MGKSVADKLGRGITAQQFVDGMTKNKEAFIAWMEKFSWPSSDDRAYFESLNERDDLRCLILMADWCGDVVRNVPAVFGALEVSGIPTEVLIMEEHLDTMDQFLTMGGRSIPVVIFADKAGTVLGTWGPRPKHIQEPMVAFKRDNQDRSAPDYDSNLAAARKEIMKRYGEGPGYQTLVVQELRELLESFQ, from the coding sequence ATGGGAAAAAGTGTAGCGGATAAGCTCGGCAGGGGCATTACCGCCCAGCAGTTCGTGGACGGCATGACCAAAAACAAGGAAGCGTTCATCGCTTGGATGGAGAAGTTCAGCTGGCCCTCCTCTGACGATCGAGCCTATTTCGAATCGCTGAATGAGCGTGACGACCTGCGCTGCCTGATCCTGATGGCGGACTGGTGCGGGGATGTCGTGCGCAATGTGCCTGCCGTATTCGGAGCGCTGGAGGTAAGCGGCATCCCGACGGAGGTGCTCATAATGGAGGAGCATCTGGACACCATGGATCAATTCCTGACGATGGGCGGACGCTCGATACCGGTTGTCATCTTCGCTGACAAGGCAGGAACGGTGCTGGGAACCTGGGGACCCCGGCCCAAGCACATTCAAGAGCCGATGGTGGCGTTCAAGAGAGACAATCAGGATCGAAGCGCCCCTGATTACGATAGCAACCTCGCTGCCGCCCGCAAGGAAATTATGAAGCGCTATGGCGAAGGACCGGGCTATCAGACGCTGGTCGTCCAGGAGCTGCGCGAGCTGCTGGAGTCCTTCCAATGA